The following proteins are co-located in the Chloroflexota bacterium genome:
- a CDS encoding NAD-dependent epimerase/dehydratase family protein produces IVLDRLVSECDAICHLAAAVGVDLIVRHPTYTIEANAMGTEAVLKAAARYRVPVLLASTSEVYGKGIRVPFREDDDVVLGPTSRSRWSYAASKMVDEFLGLAYHREHGLPVVIARLFNTVGPRQTGRYGMVVPRFVGQALRGEPITVYGDGQQSRCFCDVLDTVRAIQGLIAHPEAMGRVFNVGSTEEVTIEELARRVKEVTGSDSPIVYVPYDQAYAPGFEDMRRRVPDTRRIQDLLGWRPTISLDETLIRVRDWLAHEMDQDRDVDHQAVQRPDGRE; encoded by the coding sequence AGATCGTCCTGGATCGCCTGGTCAGCGAGTGCGATGCCATCTGCCATCTGGCGGCGGCCGTAGGTGTCGACCTGATCGTGCGCCACCCCACTTACACCATCGAGGCGAACGCGATGGGGACGGAGGCGGTGCTGAAGGCGGCCGCGCGCTATCGGGTGCCCGTGTTGCTCGCGTCGACGTCCGAGGTGTACGGGAAGGGGATTCGGGTCCCCTTCCGGGAGGACGACGACGTGGTGCTGGGGCCGACCTCTCGCAGCCGGTGGTCCTACGCCGCCTCCAAGATGGTGGACGAGTTCCTGGGGCTGGCGTATCATCGGGAGCACGGATTGCCGGTTGTGATCGCCCGACTGTTCAACACCGTGGGGCCGCGCCAGACGGGACGATATGGGATGGTCGTGCCGCGTTTCGTGGGGCAGGCCCTGCGCGGGGAGCCCATCACCGTCTACGGCGACGGGCAACAGAGCCGCTGCTTCTGCGACGTGCTGGACACGGTGAGGGCCATCCAGGGGTTGATCGCCCATCCCGAGGCCATGGGGCGCGTGTTCAATGTGGGGAGCACGGAGGAGGTGACGATCGAGGAGCTGGCGCGGCGGGTGAAGGAGGTCACCGGGAGCGATTCGCCGATCGTGTACGTGCCATACGATCAGGCTTACGCGCCCGGGTTTGAGGATATGCGCCGGCGGGTCCCGGACACCCGTCGGATACAGGACCTGTTGGGCTGGCGCCCGACCATCTCCCTGGACGAGACCCTGATCCGGGTGCGGGATTGGCTTGCCCATGAGATGGATCAGGATCGGGATGTGGATCATCAGGCGGTCCAGCGGCCGGACGGGCGGGAATAG